The region GTCCGGAAAGAGGATATATGACAAAACCAAAAATATATTCATGATTTTCACAGGTTCATCAGCATTGAATCTTGAATACGATGCAGATTCAGCAAGAAGACTGCTCAAAGAAAACATCACTCCACTAAACTACAATCAGCACCTGAAACTAAAATACAACTACAATGCCGCCAACGTTTCAGCATCCCTCAAAAAATTAATTTTCGAAGGAGACATAACCGATGCAGTCAGCTGCGAACAACAGATAAATCAGGATTTAATCAACATCAATGGCTATTCAACAACCGACTGGAATGAATTTTTAAAATATGGAGGATTTCCAACATCACTCTTTGAAAACAACCCCCATATAATCTGCAAAAACATAACTGGAATGATAAATAAAGTAATATCACATGATATGGGAACAATATCCTCAATAACCTCAACCAGCCAAACACATGCCAACCGCTTACTGAGATTTCTGGCACTCCAAAAGCCAGGAGACATTTCACAGGAAAAAATGGGAACATACCTTGGAACCTCAAAGGGCAATGTTAGAAACATTCTAGACATTCTTGAAAAAACCCAACTCATATTTCACTGCGAACCCCATATCGCATCACCTAAAAGATCCATCAAGTCATGGGAGTATTTTTTTGCAACATCAAGCATAAAACATATCCTGACATCATCAATAGGCAATCTTAATTCAAATAAAAATGCATATCTTGGAGTTCTTTTGGAAAATCTTGTTGCATCAACATTATTCTATCTGAGCAATGAAGAAGGAAACTATTTCACATTATACTATGATCCTGAAGACAGAGTCAATGTCGATTTTGTAATTCAGGGCGAGTTCCAAAAGGCAATACCTATTGAAGTGAGCATGGGCAAAAAGAAGAAAAGGCAAATAGCGACTGCAATTGAGCGTTACAATGCGGATTATGGAATAATAATTTCAAATACAACTAAAACAATAGCGAAAAAAGATAATATTATTTATCTGCCTCCAAAAACATTCTCATTTTTATAAAAAAATGAGCACAATATATGTTTTTAAATAGGAGATTGGGAAAAGTACTTATTTCCCAATCATGCCTTTAAGACTTCCAATATCAGCCCGTAGCCTGTCCAATTCACTTTTAAGTTCGTTTTTCTCGTTTTAAATTTTAACGAATTCAGGTGATTTGACATGGGGCTTTTTGACTTCAGTGCTGATGGTAATGGCCGGCAAATGTTCAATATACTCATATTTCAAATCTTCAGTGTTTATCATGAAATATACCTTATTAGTCCTGCTTTTGGATTTGCCCTGCAAATTATTGACATCATCCAAGCTCATGTCGTCATTGTACAGTGATGATGTATGGAATTTCCTAAGTATATGGCTTCTGAAACGGTTGTAATTGCCGACTTTTCCAAGTCCCAAATCATCATTGATTTTTTGAAAATTAATTGAAAAATAACCCACAACCATTTTAAAAAGCTTTGACTCGTTGGTAACATTATCGGTACGGGATAAGATGTGGGTATTGATGGTCTTGACAGCTTCGGGACTGCAGTAGGTCGTATAGTGCTTGTTGGTCTTTTTTCGGCGAATATTGAATGTGGGGACTATGTGTCGTTATCCTCAATCAAATCGATTATCTCAAAGGTATCCATATTCTTGTTTGGAATATACTTGGACAGGGCATCTATGTAGTCCTGTATTTCAGGCTCAAGGTTTCTGCTTTTGCACAGCCGCTAGAGCAGATAAAAAGTATCGCCGCCTTCATCACAGGCGTTGCAATATTAACCACCTCACGGATTATCTCCTTGTCCGGCAGATCGCTGTAATGGATTGGTTGCATTTTCTGTATTGATTATTGGTTGATTTTCAGCAGGGAATAGATTTCAATGTCATAGAACTTGTAGAACTTGATGACACACATCATAACAGACTTTGTTGTATTTAGGGCATAGTTGTTTAGATAATGTTGGTGGAATTCCAGCAGTCTGCTTTTGATTTTTCTGTGCTTCCATTTGATTTCCTTGTTTTCTTCATCTTCCGCTTCCTTAAAAACTCATGAAGCTCCATGCCAAAATACTGGCAATACTGCTTAAACACATATGCATAGGCCTTTTTGGTACCTTCAGAGTTGTTGTATATCATAAATATATTTTTTAATAGCTCATTTGTTTTCATATTCGCACCTCTCATTTTCGGTTGTAAAAAAATTTCAAAGAGCAATAAAAAGTGATATTCACGATAAGTATACAATAATTTGAATCTGATATAATTAATGCATCATTCTATATGGATGGATAAAAAACAAATAATAAAAGAGTATAATTATATATATAGGTGATTTTGAAGTTTCAGCTTTTCTTATTGAAATTGGAAGGTTCGAAAGATTTTATAAATAAATTAAAACAGCGAACTTGAAAAAAACTTCTAAAAAAGAGGATAAATGAGAATAAAAACGAAAAATTTATATGGATATTTTCAGATAAAATGTTTGATGAACAAAATTTTTATTTATAGGCGGTAGTATGCAATTTTTAATTTTAAACAATGGAATTAAAATGCCGATTTTGGGATTTGGAACATACCAAATACCTCCAGAAGAAACAAAACAGGCTGTACTTGATGCAATTGATGTAGGTTATAGATTAATTGATACAGCACAATTCTATAAAAATGAAAAAGAAGTTGGTGAAGCGATTAAAGAGTGTGGTGTTGACCGTGAAGAGTTATTCATTACAACAAAAGTATGGATAAATAATTATGGTTATGAAAACTGTCTTGATTCTATTAAAGAATCCTTGGAAAAATTAGGTCTGGATTATATTGATTTGGTCTTAATTCATCAACCTTTCTCTGATTATTATGGTGCTTATAGTGCTTTGGAAGATTTATACGAAGCAGGCATTATCAAAGCGATTGGGGTATCTAACTTTTATCCAGATAGATTAACTGATATCTGCTTATTTAATCGCAGAATCATCCCTCAAATCAATCAGGTTGAGGTAAATCCATTTAATGGGCAATATGCTGCACAAGCAAACATGGAGAAAAATGGAGTTCAAATGCAGGCTTGGGCACCATTTGGACAAGGTAGGCATGGCATGTTTGAAAATGAAACATTAAAAAAAATTGGTGAGAAAAATGGTGGCAGGACACCAGCTCAAGTAATTTTAAGATGGTTGGTTGAAAGAAGCATTGTTGTTTTAGCAAAATCAACTCACAAAGAAAGAATGGCTGAAAACATTGATATTTTTGACTTTGCACTTGATGAGGAGGACATGATGGAAATAATGAATTTGGATAATGGTGAAACCCTGTTTTTCAACCACCAAAATCCGGAAGTTGTTGAAAGGTTTGAGGATATAAGTTAATATTTAAGAAAGACAAATAATTTAGTGATTATTATGGCATATGAAATTAAAAACAAGAAGAATATTTCAACAATTGGAGTGCATGCAGGCCAAGAGGAAGTTGATGAAACAGGTTCACGTGTAACTCCAATTTATCAGACAACATCTTATGTATTTGACTCACCAGAACAGGCCGCAAATAGATTTGCACTTAAAGAAGGAGGAAACATTTACTCAAGACTTACAAACCCTACTACTGAAGCATTTGAAAGGAGAATGGCAGCTGTTGAAGGTGGAACATCTGCATATGCAACTGCAACTGGAATGTCTGCAATCTTTTATGCAATTATCAACATAACCTCTGTTGGAGATAACATTGTATCTGCAGATAATTTGTATGGCGGAACCTATGAATTATTTGAAAATACATTAGAAGATTTGGGACGTAGTGTAACTTTTGTTGATTCACAGTCTCCTGAATTATTCGAGGAAGCTATTGATGATAAAACAAAAGCAATTTATGTGGAATCTATTGGAAATCCAAAATTGGACATCCCAGATTTTGATAGGTTAGCTGAAATTGCACATTCACATGGAATTCCATTAATTGCAGACAATACTGTTGGAATCGGGTCTGTAAGACCATTTGACCATGGAACAGACATTATTGCATCCTCCGCTACAAAATACATTGGCGGTCATGGAACTACTCTTGGCGGGATTATCATTGAAAAGGGTGACTTTGACTGGATGAGTGGAAAATTCCCATCATTGTCCGAACCTGATGCAACATATAATGGATTAGTATTTGGAGAAGCATTCAAAGATTCTGCTTTTACAACAAGAATCAGAACAGTCGTTGGAAGAGACACTGGTGCTGTACCTTCTCCATTCGGATCATTTTTACTTTTACAAGGTTTAGAAACACTAGGACTTAGAATTGAAAGGCATGCTTCAAACGCAATGGCTGTTGCAGAACATTTGGAGGCACATCCTAAAGTAGCTTGGGTAACATATTCCGGTTTGGAATCATCTCCTAACCATAAGATAGCTAAAAAATATGCTGAAAAAGGATATGGTGGAATAGTATCATTTGGTCTTAAAGCAGGTTATGATGGGGCTTTAAAATTCATTGAAAATGTTGAGTTAATCTCATTTTTAGCGAATATTGGTGATGCAAAATCATTAGTTACTCATCCGGCTTCCACTACTCATTCCCAATTGTCTGAAGAACAACAGTTATCTACTGGGGTAACACCGGATTTAATTAGATTTTCTGTTGGTATTGAAGATTTGGAAGATATTTTGGCTGATGTGGATCAAGCTTTAGATAAAATTTAAACTGAAAGCCTTTCAAAATCTCTTTTCAGATCTCTATGCAGACTAATAGGAACATTGAATCAATAATTGGAAATCCTCGAAAAGCTATTAATAAATTGGCTTTTCCAACTATATTTTCATTGCTTTTAATGTTTTTTAATAATTTAATTGACAGTTTTTGGGTTGCAGGAATCAATGCTGATGCTCTTGCAGCTCTGGGTTTTATTTCTCCCCTTTACCTTGTTATCATTGGTCTTGGAACTGGTGTTGGTGCAGGCACTAATTCTTTAATCTCCAGATATCTCGGAGCGCAAAGAATTGATGATGCAAATAATGCGATTATTCATTCAATAATTTTAACGGTTATTATTTCAATCATTGTTTTAATTATAGGTATTTTCTTTTTAGATGATTTGATTATATCGCTTGGGGCAAGTGGTGTAATTTCATACTGCTTGAGTTATGGTGAAATCATATTTTTACTGAACATTGTATTTTTACTACCCAATGTAATAGCCAGTATTTTCAGAGCCGAAGGTGATGTTGGGTGAGCGACAAATCCATTAATCCTAACGGCTATTTTAAACATGATTTTGGATCCAATTTTAATTTATGTACTTGATTTAGGCATTTTTGGAGCAGGATTTGCAACTGTTATTGCTTCATTTATCGGATTAATATGGATGATTTACTGGATTTACATTAAAAAAGATACATATTTCAGATTTAATTTCTCAAATTATAAAGCTGAATTTGGAATATATAAGGAAATCCTTCTTGTTTCACTTCCTGCAGGTACTGAAGAGATTATATTTTCTTTAGTTGCAATAATCTTAAATTACTTAATTATTACAACATCCGGTGTTGGTGAGGTTTCAGCTTTTACAATAGCTTGGAGATTTATCGCAATGGCATTTCTACCATGTATGGCAATTGGTATTGCTACAATCACTGTATCAGGTGTTGCTTATGGAGCTTGCAACTGGCAGAACTTCAATGAAACAATCAAATACTCAACATTAATTAGTTTGACTATTACATTAGTTTTTACTGTGGTGTTTTTCTTCTTTGCTTATCCAATTTGTGAGGTATTTAATTTCACTTCAAATAATCTGGAATTAGTTACTCGTTCTGCTGAAATTCTACAACTGTTGGTATTT is a window of Methanobrevibacter gottschalkii DSM 11977 DNA encoding:
- a CDS encoding aldo/keto reductase, producing MQFLILNNGIKMPILGFGTYQIPPEETKQAVLDAIDVGYRLIDTAQFYKNEKEVGEAIKECGVDREELFITTKVWINNYGYENCLDSIKESLEKLGLDYIDLVLIHQPFSDYYGAYSALEDLYEAGIIKAIGVSNFYPDRLTDICLFNRRIIPQINQVEVNPFNGQYAAQANMEKNGVQMQAWAPFGQGRHGMFENETLKKIGEKNGGRTPAQVILRWLVERSIVVLAKSTHKERMAENIDIFDFALDEEDMMEIMNLDNGETLFFNHQNPEVVERFEDIS
- a CDS encoding MATE family efflux transporter, yielding MQTNRNIESIIGNPRKAINKLAFPTIFSLLLMFFNNLIDSFWVAGINADALAALGFISPLYLVIIGLGTGVGAGTNSLISRYLGAQRIDDANNAIIHSIILTVIISIIVLIIGIFFLDDLIISLGASGVISYCLSYGEIIFLLNIVFLLPNVIASIFRAEGDVG
- a CDS encoding O-acetylhomoserine aminocarboxypropyltransferase/cysteine synthase family protein, yielding MAYEIKNKKNISTIGVHAGQEEVDETGSRVTPIYQTTSYVFDSPEQAANRFALKEGGNIYSRLTNPTTEAFERRMAAVEGGTSAYATATGMSAIFYAIINITSVGDNIVSADNLYGGTYELFENTLEDLGRSVTFVDSQSPELFEEAIDDKTKAIYVESIGNPKLDIPDFDRLAEIAHSHGIPLIADNTVGIGSVRPFDHGTDIIASSATKYIGGHGTTLGGIIIEKGDFDWMSGKFPSLSEPDATYNGLVFGEAFKDSAFTTRIRTVVGRDTGAVPSPFGSFLLLQGLETLGLRIERHASNAMAVAEHLEAHPKVAWVTYSGLESSPNHKIAKKYAEKGYGGIVSFGLKAGYDGALKFIENVELISFLANIGDAKSLVTHPASTTHSQLSEEQQLSTGVTPDLIRFSVGIEDLEDILADVDQALDKI
- a CDS encoding ATP-binding protein, with amino-acid sequence MYEKEEIISDYIKEELSDVPNILDNELTLDGRSFEHRKEFEFIKHHIDEFLEKTTNNRYFALPGLRGVGKTTLLYQTYEYLFKSKNINPNQILFISCENLNDIVDFKIIDVVKQFLETYHNTTLRRLDKKIFLLIDESQHDKKWALSGKRIYDKTKNIFMIFTGSSALNLEYDADSARRLLKENITPLNYNQHLKLKYNYNAANVSASLKKLIFEGDITDAVSCEQQINQDLININGYSTTDWNEFLKYGGFPTSLFENNPHIICKNITGMINKVISHDMGTISSITSTSQTHANRLLRFLALQKPGDISQEKMGTYLGTSKGNVRNILDILEKTQLIFHCEPHIASPKRSIKSWEYFFATSSIKHILTSSIGNLNSNKNAYLGVLLENLVASTLFYLSNEEGNYFTLYYDPEDRVNVDFVIQGEFQKAIPIEVSMGKKKKRQIATAIERYNADYGIIISNTTKTIAKKDNIIYLPPKTFSFL
- a CDS encoding MATE family efflux transporter, with the protein product MILDPILIYVLDLGIFGAGFATVIASFIGLIWMIYWIYIKKDTYFRFNFSNYKAEFGIYKEILLVSLPAGTEEIIFSLVAIILNYLIITTSGVGEVSAFTIAWRFIAMAFLPCMAIGIATITVSGVAYGACNWQNFNETIKYSTLISLTITLVFTVVFFFFAYPICEVFNFTSNNLELVTRSAEILQLLVFYNFMIPFGATAAYVYQGVGSGFKSLSLTILRELILSMGFAYLMGITFNMGIFGVYLGAIVGMNIGSFIGFICIWIFNLNFKKEIHC